The Pongo pygmaeus isolate AG05252 chromosome 18, NHGRI_mPonPyg2-v2.0_pri, whole genome shotgun sequence DNA window CTATGCAGACTAAACAAAATAGTCTCTTCAGCCTAGCCTTGGATCAGGGTTTCAGACATGGGAGGCCTAATTGTTAGTGGTAATGGGGGTCCTGGGAGGCAGGGTCCCACCCTCCATGGGAAATCGAGCAGGAGTAGGGAGGACAGCTAGATAGAGAGCTGTCCTCTGTCAGTCCCAGACCCCTCTGCCACCTGCCGGCTGTCAGGATTTCTGCCCTGTCCCAGCTCAAGGAACAGGGGTCTAGCGGGCAGTGGGGACCAACCCAAACCCAGTCAGCCCAGTGAAGTTTCCAAATGAAAAATGTATcccacactttggaaggccgaggttggcagatcacctaaggttgggagttcgaggccagcctggccaacatggtgaaactccctttctactaaaaatacaaaaaattagccggatgtggtggcaggtgcctgtaatcccagctacttgggaggctgaggcaggagaaatgcttgaacctgggaggtagaggttgcagtgagctgagattgtgccaccactgtactccagcctcggtgacagagcgagactccatctcaaaaaaaaaaggaaaaatgtatctcagctggcacagtggctcgtgcctgtaatcccagcactttgggaggccaaggcaggaggattgcttgagcccatgagttcaagaccagcctggccaacatagagagaccctatctctacaaaaaataaacaaattagctgggcatgttgccgcatacctatagtcccagctactcgggaggccaaggcaggaggatggcttgaggccagaaggttgaggctataATAAGCCATGTTTttaccatggcactccagcctgggcaacagagcgagaccctgattaaaaaaaaaaaatttttcctttcctGGGCTGCTGCCCTGGTCCTGGCACTGGGCTGTCGGTCCTCTCCTACTCATTGCCACTCGCCCCACTTCTACCCACAGTGGTGACTGGGGGCCCCCTGGAAGGGCCCTACCGCCTCAAGCAGTTTCACTTCCACTGGGGCAAGAAGCACGATGTGGGTTCTGAGCACACGGTGGACGGCAAGTCCTTCCCCAGCGAGGTACGGGCCCTCCTCCACTTGAATCCCTCTGCTACATGGGAAGGAACGCAGGCCTGGGTAGTCAGGGGCTTGAGGATGCCTggggtggggccttggagagggggaagaggagcACCCAGGGCCTTTGGGAGAGATACTTTCTACCCACCCCTAGCACAGGGTCTTCCGTTTGACCCTGCCCGCTGCTGTCCTTCCTGGTCTGTGCGTCCTGGAGTTTTCTGAAGGGCTACCCAGTCCCACTGCAGCCTTGCTGACACCCCTTCAAGGGTTGAGCCCAGTATTCAAGACTGTGCATGAACTGATCTTGCCTGGCCTCATCCTTCCCCTCACCTCTTCATACACTGAGCTGCATGTGACGAATCCCCTGTCCACACCTGGCTCCTTCATACCACCAAGCTTTGCCTGTGCTGTTCTCTCTGCTTGGAATGCCTTTCCCCAAGGCTTCCCTCTGATAACCCCCTGCTTATTCTCTGGACTCAGCTGTAGGCACCACCTCCTCAAGGAGGTGTCACGCTGGATGTTCATGATCGATTTCACAGCTCGTTCCCTGCAAGGCAGGGCCTGGGCCAGATTcctctttgggtcccctggaGCTCAGAAAAGAATTGGGCCCAGAGTTGGATGGATGCTACGTGTGACCCTCTGGGGCTCCCCTGGACCCCCCAGCATCCTAATCCTTGGAGGCTTGACAGCTTCCCCTTCCTGCAAAGAGTCCAGGAGTCTGGTGGGAGTGAGGGGAACCTGGCTCAGCGTTCCCATTGCCCCTGGGAGGCACAAAGCATTGGCCTGTTGTTGCCCCATAGCTGCATCTGGTTCACTGGAATGCCAAGAAGTACAGCACTTTTGGGGAGGCAGCCTCAGCACCTGATGGCCTGGCTGTGGTTGGTGTTTTCTTGGAGGTGAGTGGTGGTTTTCTGGGGCCAGGAGGGGCATGGGAGGCCTGGCACTGCCCCTAGTTCTAGAACACAGTGGGTGCTGGGCTCACACTGCCCTCTCCCTGACAGACAGGAGACGAGCACCCCAGCATGAATCGTCTGACAGATGCGCTCTACATGGTCCGGTTCAAGGTAAAGTCCATGCCCCTGACCCGAGCAGCCCgatggggagagaggaagaggctggTTCACAAGTTGGGGCCATCCACTCCTTCATTCTGGGAGTAAACCCTTGCTGAGACCAAGAAGGAGGGTCAGCATCAGCAGGGCCCTGCACCTGATTCCTCATCGGGGTCAGCAGCCCCCTTGGGTGCCCAGCATGAAGCCTGGCTAGGTATAGAATTGATAAGATGCTTGTCACATTAATCGTGGTCTAATAGGCAACGTCATTGAGCGCAGCTGAAGGCAAGGGAGGGAAGATCATGGCCAAATACCTCCAGGAGCCACAGCTTTTACATACTAGCAAACGGATGGAGAGGGCCCGGCTCAGGCTGGAAGATGGCATCTGGAATCACAGACATTTGCCCACAATTTGCATCAATGGACATAGAGAGGCCTAAATCCTGCTGATAGAAATGGGTGGAgaatgccgggcatggtggctcatgcctgtaatcccagcactttgggaggccaaggcaggcagatcacttgaggtcaggagttcaagaccagcctggctaacatggtgaaaccctgtctctactaaacatacaaaaattagctgggtatggtggtgcatgcctacaatctcagctactcaggaggctgagagaggagaattgcttgaacccaagaggcagaggttgcagtgagctgagatcacgccactgcactccagcctgggcaacagagtgagactccacctcaaaaaaaagaaaaagaaaaagaaagaaagaaagaggaaggaaggaaggagagagagaggggaaggaaggaaggaaggaaggaaggaaggaaggaaggaaggaaggaaggaaggaaggaaggaaggaaggaaggaaaagaaaggaaggaaggaaggaagaaagaaaggaagaaagagaaagaaagaaagagagagatgggtgGAGAAGTTGCTGGTTTGGTCCCAGTGGGAGGTCTGTGCTGATTCCTGGGTTCTCCCACCTTGTTCCAGGGCACCAAAGCCCAGTTCAGCTGCTTCAACCCCAAGAGCCTCCTGCCTGCCAGCCGGCACTACTGGACCTACCCGGGCTCTCTGACAACTCCCCCACTCAGTGAGAGTGTCACCTGGATTGTGCTCCGGGAGCCCATCTGCATCTCTGAAAGGCAGGTGAGTCCTCTCAGAGGACCAGATGGAGGGACATGGCACTCAGGGCTCACCCCAGGCAGTGTGACTCTCCAACTAGCAACCCACAGCCTGTGATCCCACCTTCAAGGTTCCTCCCCATTTTTTACTAATAAATGTATAGATTCTTGGTTGGGAGTTAGCTTGATTGTTAATCACCAGAACCTAGACACTGGCTGGGAGGGGGGATACCTGGATCCtgggacccccacccccactactGTGTTAGAATCTGAATGCTACATTTGCTGATAAGTCTTAGCTAGATGGGCTTGGAACTAGAACTAGGTGAAGCAGAGCCCAGGCCCTTTAGTGAGTAAATAAATGAGGGTCCCACAGAGAAGAATGAGTGGGGAAGAGTAGGGACAGACCctaagggaaggaggagggagg harbors:
- the CA7 gene encoding carbonic anhydrase 7 isoform X2 encodes the protein MSLSITNNGHSVQVDFNDSDDRTVVTGGPLEGPYRLKQFHFHWGKKHDVGSEHTVDGKSFPSELHLVHWNAKKYSTFGEAASAPDGLAVVGVFLETGDEHPSMNRLTDALYMVRFKGTKAQFSCFNPKSLLPASRHYWTYPGSLTTPPLSESVTWIVLREPICISERQMGKFRSLLFTSEDDERIHMVNNFRPPQPLKGRVVKASFRA
- the CA7 gene encoding carbonic anhydrase 7 isoform X1 — protein: MTGHHGWGYGQDDGPSHWHKLYPIAQGDRQSPINIISSQAVYSPSLQPLELSYEACMSLSITNNGHSVQVDFNDSDDRTVVTGGPLEGPYRLKQFHFHWGKKHDVGSEHTVDGKSFPSELHLVHWNAKKYSTFGEAASAPDGLAVVGVFLETGDEHPSMNRLTDALYMVRFKGTKAQFSCFNPKSLLPASRHYWTYPGSLTTPPLSESVTWIVLREPICISERQMGKFRSLLFTSEDDERIHMVNNFRPPQPLKGRVVKASFRA